In Dermacentor andersoni chromosome 4, qqDerAnde1_hic_scaffold, whole genome shotgun sequence, the following proteins share a genomic window:
- the LOC140217278 gene encoding uncharacterized protein, with protein MSSSARAVSAAASGRGNRSSVAPPGYRYVLPTLPSGETMKECLFLHCDVAGRPYRLEDFRDPLQELGVLKDVTGIGPFQMTHVWLIKLRTPEVKEVLVRAGGLEVKGRFCAVIDPVQQDITLKVHWVPFHVTGEALKKAFDHYGEVKEVGQEDWKVRGFEQAESTTRIVRMTLRENLTPDALPHLFKIFGGSVLVVVPGRAPICLRCRRKGHIRRDCRVPRCSECREFGHEAQDCVRTYARVTGSTQPDDEGLELMEEEVTEKPTASSETPVQQVASVTKKVATPSASTQDATAGRKQTERRRNEEEKTPPAPAETDHGCDAFNVEMDAEPETPYETPDEMVTEEPAVPSKRHRSDAPEEETPADSVQRLEPQWMVVRSTRAKKGKSAPPQRSASLTREGQATQ; from the coding sequence ATGTCGAGCTCTGCAAGAGCGGTTTCAGCGGCCGCGTCTGGCCGTGGTAACAGGTCTTCTGTCGCCCCACCGGGCTATCGGTATGTACTACCGACTTTGCCATCAGGCGAAACTATGAAGGAGTGTCTGTTCTTACATTGTGACGTTGCCGGGAGACCATACCGCCTCGAAGACTTCCGTGACCCGCTGCAAGAACTCGGTGTACTGAAAGACGTGACCGGTATTGGGCCCTTCCAAATGACGCATGTGTGGCTCATCAAGCTACGAACTCCAGAGGTGAAGGAAGTGCTGGTTAGAGCGGGAGGCCTGGAGGTAAAAGGGCGCTTTTGCGCCGTCATTGACCCAGTGCAACAAGACATCACACTCAAAGTGCACTGGGTTCCATTCCACGTTACCGGGGAAGCATTGAAGAAGGCTTTCGACCACTATGGCGAAGTGAAAGAAGTAGGACAAGAAGATTGGAAGGTGAGGGGCTTCGAACAAGCTGAGTCTACCACGCGTATTGTGCGGATGACGCTCCGAGAGAACTTAACACCGGACGCTCTGCCCCATTTGTTCAAGATATTTGGTGGCTCTGTGCTGGTTGTCGTTCCCGGGAGAGCTCCGATTTGCCTACGGTGTCGACGCAAAGGACACATTAGAAGGGACTGCAGAGTGCCAAGGTGTTCTGAGTGCCGGGAATTCGGCCATGAAGCACAGGATTGCGTACGTACGTATGCAAGAGTTACTGGCAGCACGCAACCCGACGACGAAGGTCTCGAATTGATGGAAGAGGAGGTAACGGAGAAACCGACAGCGTCCTCGGAAACGCCGGTTCAACAGGTGGCAAGTGTCACAAAAAAGGTGGCAACGCCATCCGCGTCGACACAGGACGCCACAGCAGGAAGAAAGCAAACAGAAAGAAGAAGGAATGAAGAAGAGAAGACACCGCCTGCGCCCGCAGAAACGGATCACGGGTGTGACGCGTTTAACGTGGAGATGGACGCGGAGCCAGAGACGCCATATGAGACGCCGGATGAGATGGTCACTGAGGAGCCAGCCGTGCCTTCCAAGAGGCACCGAAGCGATGCTCCAGAAGAGGAGACGCCGGCTGACAGTGTTCAGCGCCTGGAGCCGCAGTGGATGGTGGTCCGGTCGACCCGGGCCAAGAAAGGGAAGTCCGCCCCACCTCAACGGTCAGCGTCGCTCACCCGAGAAGGGCAGGCGACGCAGTGA